The following is a genomic window from Sphingomonas sinipercae.
GTGTATGCCATAGCCTTCGCGGCTGAGGTCGATCCACGTCGAGCCGACCGGATTGTTGGGCCCGGCGGCGATGGTGAGCGTTTCGTCAGGGCCCCAATCGCGCCCTTCCGGATCGAAATGGTAGGTGGGATTGGAAGCGATTGCCGTCACCTCCACCGTCGTGTCGGGCGACGGGTGAAAGCTGCTTCCGACCGTCGTCGGATAGGTCGCAACAAGCCGCTTGCCGGCGGCGTAGGCGCGAAGCTCATTGGCATCCTTATCGACCTCGATATCGACCACGGCATCGCCAAGCTTGTCCGCACCGGCATCGGCGATCACGATCCGGGTGCCGGCTTTGGCGAAGTCAGCGCCGGGATTGAGCGCCTCGAAGAAGCTTCTCGCCATGTGGAATTTCTCGGCCAACGCTTCGGCGGCCGATTCGTAGGTGACGGCGTCAAGCTCGGCCATCGCCGTCAACCCTTCGGGGACGCTGTGGAACGGGCCGGCGACGTCCGCCTCCGTCACCGTATAGGTTTTCAACAGCGCGCCTGCGTCGTTTGCGGAGAGGCGCTGGAGAAGCGCGGAGCCGACCTCGCCGGTCGGATCGAGCCCGTTGGCTTTCTGGTAGGCGAGGACGGAGCGGCGCGTATTCCCGCCTGCAGCGCCGTCGATGACTCCGGGCGAATGATGGGCCCGATCGAGAAGGATCTGCGCCGCAAGAATTTGTTGGGTGCGCGCACCGGCGAAGAGGCCGGGCGGGATCGCTGGATCGAGGTTGACGGAGGACTGGGTCTCCGCGGCCGCCGGTAATGCCGCGACGGAGGTCAGAAG
Proteins encoded in this region:
- a CDS encoding L,D-transpeptidase family protein gives rise to the protein MLLGLPLLTSVAALPAAAETQSSVNLDPAIPPGLFAGARTQQILAAQILLDRAHHSPGVIDGAAGGNTRRSVLAYQKANGLDPTGEVGSALLQRLSANDAGALLKTYTVTEADVAGPFHSVPEGLTAMAELDAVTYESAAEALAEKFHMARSFFEALNPGADFAKAGTRIVIADAGADKLGDAVVDIEVDKDANELRAYAAGKRLVATYPTTVGSSFHPSPDTTVEVTAIASNPTYHFDPEGRDWGPDETLTIAAGPNNPVGSTWIDLSREGYGIHGTPEPRLIGKTSSHGCVRLTNWDAAELARAVERGAKVHFI